A DNA window from Camelina sativa cultivar DH55 chromosome 17, Cs, whole genome shotgun sequence contains the following coding sequences:
- the LOC104759139 gene encoding CSC1-like protein At1g10090 has product MDVGALLTSAGINVAICVVLVSLYSILRKQPANYCVYFGRMLSSGRVKRHDPHWYERFAPSPSWLLKAWETTEDEMLAAAGLDAVVLIRMVICSIRIFSIVAVVCIAFVLPVNYYGQKLEHKEVHLESLGVFTIENLHQRSRWLWVHCLSLYIISSATCALLYFEYKNITKRRLAHIAESASKPSHFTVLIRAIPESPEQSYSETVSKYFTNYYAPSYVSHLMVYRDGFIQRLRNETERMCQAMKHVSSDLSCNPSLKSCTFCGPAATNSFQILANEADSVKTLELGELTLATTEEERPVAFVFFKSRYDALVVSEVLQTPNPMLWVADLAPEPHDVHWRNLRIPYRQLWMRRIATLVGAIAFMFVFLFPVAFVKQSNRLFVHITP; this is encoded by the exons ATGGATGTCGGTGCACTTCTAACTTCTGCTGGGATTAATGTAGCCATATGCGTTGTGCTTGTGTCGCTTTATTCCATTCTACGAAAGCAGCCAGCCAATTATTGTGTTTACTTTGGCCGAATGCTCTCTAGCGGAAGAGTTAAACGTCATGATCCTCATTGGTATGAGAGGTTTGCGCCTTCTCCAAGTTGGCTCCTTAAAGCTTGGGAAACTACTGAGGACGAGATGTTGGCTGCTGCTGGTCTCGATGCTGTCGTTCTCATCAGGATGGTCATTTGCAG CATTCGTATTTTCTCAATCGTTGCAGTCGTTTGCATTGCCTTCGTGCTACCTGTTAACTATTATGGACAAAAGTTGGAGCACAAGGAAGTCCATTTGGAGTCATTGGGAGTATTCACAATTGAGAACCTTCATCAACGCTCACGATG GCTGTGGGTTCATTGTCTCTCATTGTACATCATATCCTCGGCAACTTGTGctcttctttacttt gagtataaaaatataaccaaaaggAGGCTTGCCCATATTGCTGAATCTGCCTCTAAGCCAAGCCATTTTACTGTTCTTATTCGTGCTATTCCTGAGTCTCCTGAGCAATCCTACAGCGAGACAGTGAGCAAATACTTCACAAACTACTATGCACCAAGCTATGTGTCGCACCTAATGGTCTACCGTGATGGGTTCATCCAGAGGCTGAGG AATGAAACGGAGAGGATGTGTCAGGCCATGAAACATGTTTCTTCTGATTTAAGTTGTAACCCGAGCTTGAAGTCATGCACCTTTTGTGGACCTGCAGCCACAAATTCTTTTCAAATCCTCGCTAACGAGGCAGACAGTGTGAAAACGCTGGAGCTTGGTGAGTTGACTTTGGCTACGACGGAGGAA GAACGTCCCGttgcttttgtgtttttcaaGAGTCGTTATGATGCTCTTGTTGTTTCGGAGGTTCTTCAAACACCAAATCCTATGTTATGGGTGGCAGACTTAGCTCCAGAGCCTCATGATGTTCATTGGAGGAATCTCAGAATACCTTATCGGCAACTTTGGATGCGAAGAATAGCAACCCTTGTTGGTGCTATTGCCTTcatgtttgtgtttctttttcctGTTGCCTTTGTNAAGCAAAGCAATCGCCTTTTCGTCCAT ATCACTCCCTAA
- the LOC104755220 gene encoding branched-chain-amino-acid aminotransferase 2, chloroplastic isoform X4 — protein sequence MYVMKCSKDGAFTEGELSPYGNIQLSPSAGVLNYGQAIYEGTKAYRKENGKLLLFRPDHNAIRMKLGAERMLMPSPSVDQFVNAVKQTALANKRWVPPSGKGTLYIRPLLMGSGPILGLGPAPEYTFIIYASPVGNYFKEGMAALNLYVEEEYVRAAPGGAGGVKSITNYAPVLKALSRAKSLGFSDVLYLDSVKKKYLEEASSCNVFVVKGRTISTPATNGTILEGITRKSIMEIASDQGYQVVEKAVHVDEVMDADEVFCTGTAVVVAPVGSITYQDKRVEYKTGDESVCQKLRSILVSIQTGLTEDNKGWVTNIN from the exons ATGTATGTCATGAAATGCTCAAAAGACGGTGCATTTACTGAAGGAGAACTTAGTCCTTACGGGAATATACAGCTGAGTCCTTCTGCTGGAGTGTTAAACTATGGACAG GCAATATATGAAGGTACAAAAGCATACAGGAAAGAAAATGGGAAGCTTCTTCTGTTTCGCCCGGACCACAATGCTATCCGAATGAAGCTTGGCGCTGAACGAATGCTCATGCCTTCCCCTTCTGTTGATCAGTTTGTTAATGCAGTTAAACAAACCGCTCTCGCCAACAAACGTTGG GTTCCACCTTCAGGGAAAGGGACTTTGTATATTAGGCCTCTGTTGATGGGAAGTGGTCCTATTCTTGGTTTAGGCCCTGCACCTGAATATACGTTCATTATCTATGCATCTCCAGTTGGTAACTACTTCAAG GAAGGGATGGCTGCTCTTAACCTCTATGTTGAGGAAGAGTATGTCCGTGCAGCTCCTGGTGGAGCTGGAGGGGTCAAGAGTATCACAAATTATGCCCCA GTTTTGAAAGCACTGAGCAGAGCCAAGAGCCTGGGGTTTTCAGACGTTCTTTACCTCGATTCTGTCAAGAAGAAATATCTAGAGGAGGCTTCTTCTTGCAATGTCTTTGTTGtgaag GGTCGGACAATCTCAACTCCTGCAACTAATGGTACAATTCTTGAGGGGATTACGCGGAAAAGTATAATGGAGATCGCAAGTGATCAAGGTTATCAG GTAGTAGAGAAGGCAGTACATGTGGATGAAGTAATGGATGCAGATGAAGTCTTTTGTACCGGAACTGCTGTAGTAGTTGCTCCTGTGGGTTCTATAACATATCAGGACAAAAG AGTAGAGTATAAAACCGGGGATGAATCTGTCTGCCAGAAACTGCGTTCCATCCTTGTCTCTATCCAGACAGGATTGACTGAAGACAACAAGGGATGGGTCACAAATAtcaactga
- the LOC104755218 gene encoding branched-chain-amino-acid aminotransferase 1, mitochondrial-like isoform X1: protein MALRRCLPQSSTTSTNYLSKIIQIWGFRMHVTKAAASVVEEHVSEAEREDEEYADVDWDNLGFSLVRTDYMFATRSGSEGNFEQGYLSRYGNIELNPAAGILNYGQGLIEGMKACRGEDGKVLLFRPEQNAMRMKIGAERMCMHSPSVQHFIEGVKQTVLANRRWVPPPGKGSLYIRPLLFGSGASLGVAPAPEYTFLVFGSPVQNYFKEGTAALNLYVEEVIPRAYLGGTGGVKAISNYGPVLEAMRRAKSRGFSDVLYLDAETGKNIEEVSASNIFLVKENSIVTPATNGTILEGITRKSVIEIALDLGYKVEERTVAVEELKEAREVFCTGTATGVASVGSITFQNTRTEYKVGDAHVTQQLRSILVGIQTGSIQDTKDWVMEIA, encoded by the exons ATGGCTCTTCGTCGCTGCCTACCTCAATCTTCAACAACTTCAACTAATTATCTCTCCAAG ATAATACAGATCTGGGGATTTCGTATGCATGTGACCAAGGCAGCAGCTTCTGTTGTAGAAGAACATGTCTCGGAGGCAGAACG TGAGGATGAAGAGTATGCTGATGTTGATTGGGACAACCTCGGATTCAGTCTTGTACGGACAGATTACATGTTCGCCACCAGAAGTGGTAGCGAGGGAAACTTCGAACAGGGTTACCTTAGCCGTTACGGCAACATCGAGCTAAACCCTGCTGCTGGAATTCTCAACTATGGCCAG GGGCTAATCGAGGGGATGAAAGCGTGCAGAGGAGAAGACGGTAAGGTTCTTCTCTTCCGTCCAGAGCAAAACGCCATGCGTATGAAGATAGGAGCTGAGAGAATGTGTATGCATTCTCCTTCTGTTCAACACTTTATTGAAGGTGTTAAGCAGACCGTTCTTGCTAACAGGCGTTGG GTTCCTCCTCCTGGAAAAGGCTCATTGTATATCAGACCGTTGTTGTTTGGAAGCGGAGCAAGCTTGGGTGTGGCTCCAGCACCAGAGTACACGTTTCTTGTGTTCGGCTCCCCTGTTCAAAACTATTTTAAG GAAGGCACAGCGGCGTTGAACCTTTATGTGGAGGAGGTGATACCACGCGCCTATCTAGGAGGTACTGGTGGCGTAAAGGCAATTTCAAACTACGGTCCA GTGCTTGAGGCGATGAGAAGAGCGAAATCAAGAGGGTTTTCGGATGTTTTGTATCTTGATGCAGAGACTGGGAAGAACATTGAAGAAGTCTCTGCTTCTAATATATTCCTTGTGAAG GAGAATTCAATAGTGACTCCAGCTACTAACGGGACAATTCTAGAAGGGATCACACGTAAGAGCGTCATCGAAATCGCCCTTGACCTCGGTTACAAG GTCGAAGAACGAACCGTTGCGGTCGAAGAACTGAAGGAAGCAAGAGAAGTTTTCTGCACTGGAACTGCCACTGGGGTTGCTTCTGTTGGAAGCATCACATTTCAGAACACAag GACTGAGTACAAAGTGGGAGATGCGCATGTTACACAGCAACTTCGATCTATTCTGGTGGGAATACAAACTGGTTCTATCCAAGACACCAAGGATTGGGTTATGGAGATTgcctaa
- the LOC104755220 gene encoding branched-chain-amino-acid aminotransferase 2, chloroplastic isoform X1 encodes MIKAISSLRKSLVLPLHLHIRMLQTFAKYNAQAATALRDERKKPVYQNGDDEYVDLDWDNLGFGLTPADYMYVMKCSKDGAFTEGELSPYGNIQLSPSAGVLNYGQAIYEGTKAYRKENGKLLLFRPDHNAIRMKLGAERMLMPSPSVDQFVNAVKQTALANKRWVPPSGKGTLYIRPLLMGSGPILGLGPAPEYTFIIYASPVGNYFKEGMAALNLYVEEEYVRAAPGGAGGVKSITNYAPVLKALSRAKSLGFSDVLYLDSVKKKYLEEASSCNVFVVKGRTISTPATNGTILEGITRKSIMEIASDQGYQVVEKAVHVDEVMDADEVFCTGTAVVVAPVGSITYQDKRVEYKTGDESVCQKLRSILVSIQTGLTEDNKGWVTNIN; translated from the exons ATGATCAAAGCCATCTCATCTCTACGCAAAAGTCtggttcttcctcttcatttaCATATTCGTATG CTACAAACTTTCGCTAAGTACAACGCACAAGCTGCCACGGCCTTGAGAGATGAGCGTAAGAAACCTGTTTATca AAATGGAGATGATGAGTATGTGGATTTGGATTGGGATAATCTCGGGTTTGGTCTAACTCCAGCTGATTACATGTATGTCATGAAATGCTCAAAAGACGGTGCATTTACTGAAGGAGAACTTAGTCCTTACGGGAATATACAGCTGAGTCCTTCTGCTGGAGTGTTAAACTATGGACAG GCAATATATGAAGGTACAAAAGCATACAGGAAAGAAAATGGGAAGCTTCTTCTGTTTCGCCCGGACCACAATGCTATCCGAATGAAGCTTGGCGCTGAACGAATGCTCATGCCTTCCCCTTCTGTTGATCAGTTTGTTAATGCAGTTAAACAAACCGCTCTCGCCAACAAACGTTGG GTTCCACCTTCAGGGAAAGGGACTTTGTATATTAGGCCTCTGTTGATGGGAAGTGGTCCTATTCTTGGTTTAGGCCCTGCACCTGAATATACGTTCATTATCTATGCATCTCCAGTTGGTAACTACTTCAAG GAAGGGATGGCTGCTCTTAACCTCTATGTTGAGGAAGAGTATGTCCGTGCAGCTCCTGGTGGAGCTGGAGGGGTCAAGAGTATCACAAATTATGCCCCA GTTTTGAAAGCACTGAGCAGAGCCAAGAGCCTGGGGTTTTCAGACGTTCTTTACCTCGATTCTGTCAAGAAGAAATATCTAGAGGAGGCTTCTTCTTGCAATGTCTTTGTTGtgaag GGTCGGACAATCTCAACTCCTGCAACTAATGGTACAATTCTTGAGGGGATTACGCGGAAAAGTATAATGGAGATCGCAAGTGATCAAGGTTATCAG GTAGTAGAGAAGGCAGTACATGTGGATGAAGTAATGGATGCAGATGAAGTCTTTTGTACCGGAACTGCTGTAGTAGTTGCTCCTGTGGGTTCTATAACATATCAGGACAAAAG AGTAGAGTATAAAACCGGGGATGAATCTGTCTGCCAGAAACTGCGTTCCATCCTTGTCTCTATCCAGACAGGATTGACTGAAGACAACAAGGGATGG GTCACAAATAtcaactga
- the LOC104755220 gene encoding branched-chain-amino-acid aminotransferase 2, chloroplastic isoform X3: MIKAISSLRKSLVLPLHLHIRMLQTFAKYNAQAATALRDERKKPVYQNGDDEYVDLDWDNLGFGLTPADYMYVMKCSKDGAFTEGELSPYGNIQLSPSAGVLNYGQAIYEGTKAYRKENGKLLLFRPDHNAIRMKLGAERMLMPSPSVDQFVNAVKQTALANKRWVPPSGKGTLYIRPLLMGSGPILGLGPAPEYTFIIYASPVGNYFKEGMAALNLYVEEEYVRAAPGGAGGVKSITNYAPVLKALSRAKSLGFSDVLYLDSVKKKYLEEASSCNVFVVKGRTISTPATNGTILEGITRKSIMEIASDQGYQVVEKAVHVDEVMDADEVFCTGTAVVVAPVGSITYQDKR, encoded by the exons ATGATCAAAGCCATCTCATCTCTACGCAAAAGTCtggttcttcctcttcatttaCATATTCGTATG CTACAAACTTTCGCTAAGTACAACGCACAAGCTGCCACGGCCTTGAGAGATGAGCGTAAGAAACCTGTTTATca AAATGGAGATGATGAGTATGTGGATTTGGATTGGGATAATCTCGGGTTTGGTCTAACTCCAGCTGATTACATGTATGTCATGAAATGCTCAAAAGACGGTGCATTTACTGAAGGAGAACTTAGTCCTTACGGGAATATACAGCTGAGTCCTTCTGCTGGAGTGTTAAACTATGGACAG GCAATATATGAAGGTACAAAAGCATACAGGAAAGAAAATGGGAAGCTTCTTCTGTTTCGCCCGGACCACAATGCTATCCGAATGAAGCTTGGCGCTGAACGAATGCTCATGCCTTCCCCTTCTGTTGATCAGTTTGTTAATGCAGTTAAACAAACCGCTCTCGCCAACAAACGTTGG GTTCCACCTTCAGGGAAAGGGACTTTGTATATTAGGCCTCTGTTGATGGGAAGTGGTCCTATTCTTGGTTTAGGCCCTGCACCTGAATATACGTTCATTATCTATGCATCTCCAGTTGGTAACTACTTCAAG GAAGGGATGGCTGCTCTTAACCTCTATGTTGAGGAAGAGTATGTCCGTGCAGCTCCTGGTGGAGCTGGAGGGGTCAAGAGTATCACAAATTATGCCCCA GTTTTGAAAGCACTGAGCAGAGCCAAGAGCCTGGGGTTTTCAGACGTTCTTTACCTCGATTCTGTCAAGAAGAAATATCTAGAGGAGGCTTCTTCTTGCAATGTCTTTGTTGtgaag GGTCGGACAATCTCAACTCCTGCAACTAATGGTACAATTCTTGAGGGGATTACGCGGAAAAGTATAATGGAG ATCGCAAGTGATCAAGGTTATCAG GTAGTAGAGAAGGCAGTACATGTGGATGAAGTAATGGATGCAGATGAAGTCTTTTGTACCGGAACTGCTGTAGTAGTTGCTCCTGTGGGTTCTATAACATATCAGGACAAAAGGTAA
- the LOC104755220 gene encoding branched-chain-amino-acid aminotransferase 2, chloroplastic isoform X2 — translation MIKAISSLRKSLVLPLHLHIRMLQTFAKYNAQAATALRDERKKPVYQNGDDEYVDLDWDNLGFGLTPADYMYVMKCSKDGAFTEGELSPYGNIQLSPSAGVLNYGQAIYEGTKAYRKENGKLLLFRPDHNAIRMKLGAERMLMPSPSVDQFVNAVKQTALANKRWVPPSGKGTLYIRPLLMGSGPILGLGPAPEYTFIIYASPVGNYFKEGMAALNLYVEEEYVRAAPGGAGGVKSITNYAPVLKALSRAKSLGFSDVLYLDSVKKKYLEEASSCNVFVVKGRTISTPATNGTILEGITRKSIMEIASDQGYQVVEKAVHVDEVMDADEVFCTGTAVVVAPVGSITYQDKR, via the exons ATGATCAAAGCCATCTCATCTCTACGCAAAAGTCtggttcttcctcttcatttaCATATTCGTATG CTACAAACTTTCGCTAAGTACAACGCACAAGCTGCCACGGCCTTGAGAGATGAGCGTAAGAAACCTGTTTATca AAATGGAGATGATGAGTATGTGGATTTGGATTGGGATAATCTCGGGTTTGGTCTAACTCCAGCTGATTACATGTATGTCATGAAATGCTCAAAAGACGGTGCATTTACTGAAGGAGAACTTAGTCCTTACGGGAATATACAGCTGAGTCCTTCTGCTGGAGTGTTAAACTATGGACAG GCAATATATGAAGGTACAAAAGCATACAGGAAAGAAAATGGGAAGCTTCTTCTGTTTCGCCCGGACCACAATGCTATCCGAATGAAGCTTGGCGCTGAACGAATGCTCATGCCTTCCCCTTCTGTTGATCAGTTTGTTAATGCAGTTAAACAAACCGCTCTCGCCAACAAACGTTGG GTTCCACCTTCAGGGAAAGGGACTTTGTATATTAGGCCTCTGTTGATGGGAAGTGGTCCTATTCTTGGTTTAGGCCCTGCACCTGAATATACGTTCATTATCTATGCATCTCCAGTTGGTAACTACTTCAAG GAAGGGATGGCTGCTCTTAACCTCTATGTTGAGGAAGAGTATGTCCGTGCAGCTCCTGGTGGAGCTGGAGGGGTCAAGAGTATCACAAATTATGCCCCA GTTTTGAAAGCACTGAGCAGAGCCAAGAGCCTGGGGTTTTCAGACGTTCTTTACCTCGATTCTGTCAAGAAGAAATATCTAGAGGAGGCTTCTTCTTGCAATGTCTTTGTTGtgaag GGTCGGACAATCTCAACTCCTGCAACTAATGG TACAATTCTTGAGGGGATTACGCGGAAAAGTATAATGGAGATCGCAAGTGATCAAGGTTATCAG GTAGTAGAGAAGGCAGTACATGTGGATGAAGTAATGGATGCAGATGAAGTCTTTTGTACCGGAACTGCTGTAGTAGTTGCTCCTGTGGGTTCTATAACATATCAGGACAAAAGGTAA
- the LOC104755218 gene encoding branched-chain-amino-acid aminotransferase 1, mitochondrial-like isoform X2, with protein sequence MALRRCLPQSSTTSTNYLSKIWGFRMHVTKAAASVVEEHVSEAEREDEEYADVDWDNLGFSLVRTDYMFATRSGSEGNFEQGYLSRYGNIELNPAAGILNYGQGLIEGMKACRGEDGKVLLFRPEQNAMRMKIGAERMCMHSPSVQHFIEGVKQTVLANRRWVPPPGKGSLYIRPLLFGSGASLGVAPAPEYTFLVFGSPVQNYFKEGTAALNLYVEEVIPRAYLGGTGGVKAISNYGPVLEAMRRAKSRGFSDVLYLDAETGKNIEEVSASNIFLVKENSIVTPATNGTILEGITRKSVIEIALDLGYKVEERTVAVEELKEAREVFCTGTATGVASVGSITFQNTRTEYKVGDAHVTQQLRSILVGIQTGSIQDTKDWVMEIA encoded by the exons ATGGCTCTTCGTCGCTGCCTACCTCAATCTTCAACAACTTCAACTAATTATCTCTCCAAG ATCTGGGGATTTCGTATGCATGTGACCAAGGCAGCAGCTTCTGTTGTAGAAGAACATGTCTCGGAGGCAGAACG TGAGGATGAAGAGTATGCTGATGTTGATTGGGACAACCTCGGATTCAGTCTTGTACGGACAGATTACATGTTCGCCACCAGAAGTGGTAGCGAGGGAAACTTCGAACAGGGTTACCTTAGCCGTTACGGCAACATCGAGCTAAACCCTGCTGCTGGAATTCTCAACTATGGCCAG GGGCTAATCGAGGGGATGAAAGCGTGCAGAGGAGAAGACGGTAAGGTTCTTCTCTTCCGTCCAGAGCAAAACGCCATGCGTATGAAGATAGGAGCTGAGAGAATGTGTATGCATTCTCCTTCTGTTCAACACTTTATTGAAGGTGTTAAGCAGACCGTTCTTGCTAACAGGCGTTGG GTTCCTCCTCCTGGAAAAGGCTCATTGTATATCAGACCGTTGTTGTTTGGAAGCGGAGCAAGCTTGGGTGTGGCTCCAGCACCAGAGTACACGTTTCTTGTGTTCGGCTCCCCTGTTCAAAACTATTTTAAG GAAGGCACAGCGGCGTTGAACCTTTATGTGGAGGAGGTGATACCACGCGCCTATCTAGGAGGTACTGGTGGCGTAAAGGCAATTTCAAACTACGGTCCA GTGCTTGAGGCGATGAGAAGAGCGAAATCAAGAGGGTTTTCGGATGTTTTGTATCTTGATGCAGAGACTGGGAAGAACATTGAAGAAGTCTCTGCTTCTAATATATTCCTTGTGAAG GAGAATTCAATAGTGACTCCAGCTACTAACGGGACAATTCTAGAAGGGATCACACGTAAGAGCGTCATCGAAATCGCCCTTGACCTCGGTTACAAG GTCGAAGAACGAACCGTTGCGGTCGAAGAACTGAAGGAAGCAAGAGAAGTTTTCTGCACTGGAACTGCCACTGGGGTTGCTTCTGTTGGAAGCATCACATTTCAGAACACAag GACTGAGTACAAAGTGGGAGATGCGCATGTTACACAGCAACTTCGATCTATTCTGGTGGGAATACAAACTGGTTCTATCCAAGACACCAAGGATTGGGTTATGGAGATTgcctaa